In Anomaloglossus baeobatrachus isolate aAnoBae1 chromosome 10, aAnoBae1.hap1, whole genome shotgun sequence, the genomic window GGCAGAGCCAGGAGAGGGCAGAGCCAGGAGAGGGCAGAGCCAGGAGAGGGCAGAGCCAGGAGAGGGCAGAGCCAGGAGAGGGCAGAGATGCCcaagaaagacagagaaaactaGGGAGGACAGAGAAGTCAGGAGGGGTGGGatgatactgaggacagaggagtccAGGAAGTACACAGGTGGTGTGGAAAGAGACTGTAATGGAGAGAGAAGTTTGGGGAGAAAATGAGAGTCTAGAGGAGGGGTGGGAAGAGATTGGGGAGGACAGAGAAGTCTAGAGGAGGGGTGAGAAGAGAAGTCTAGAGGAGGGGGTCGGAAAAGTCTGGGGAGGatagaggagtctagaggaagagtgggAAGAGATTGGGGAGGACAGAGAAGTCTAGAGGAGGGGTGAGAAGAGAAGTCTAGAGGAGGGGTCGGAAAAGtctggggaggacagaggagtctagaggaagagtgggAAGAGATTGGGGAGGACAGAGAAGTCTAGAGGAGGGGTGAGAAGAGAAGTCTAGAGGAGGGGGTCGGAAAAGTCTGGAGAGGACAGAAAAATCGGGGAAGGATGAATAGGAACGACAGTGTCtctcagagaacacaggagcacttgcCCAAACTCAAAGTTCCTGTGTAGGGGGGGGCAtcaggttgttacaatgtatcagaatTCTTAAAGGATGTTTCCACTTTCAGGCCCAGATTAGTGAACATAGGGCGCCTCTTCTGCTTTATACACCCGCCATGGTGTCATAGCCGTGGCATGACATCAACGGAGACCACTAACCAGCAGATGCCGGCTCATCTGGTGGCCACGGACTACTGTGAGTTATGTGAGAGATCTATAAGCGGAATGTACCTGACATTGTAACAAGTCCGCAGCAGTATAAACAAGTCAGGAGAATGAAAGagcctgctgggagttgtagtgtcccaGCAGCTGGAGAGGGACAGGTTACACCGACATCTTGCAGGAGGAGACGAGGGCCTGGGAGTTGCAGGAATATCCTGACTCTTCCCGTTGCTCGGTGGATTCTTGAGTCTTCGCGATCTTTGAGTTTGAGACCAAGTTGTTTTTTTTGGATGAAAGAGGCGATTCTCCCCTCCGCACTGCAATTCCATCCAATCTCAGATATCCAGCTGCTCGGTGACCGGGGGGGGCCTGGCCCGACATCACAGGGATTCCGGCTTCCCCGATACGTGAGGAGGAAGAGTCTGTCCTTTGTCACGGCACAGTCCAGTCCTCCCTCTGTTATCCGGGCCCAGTGTGACCCGCGCGGCCAggaccccggctccctgcagagcgGCATGAAGACGGAGGAGCCGGCCATTATCTGCTGGAAATCAGGTCACCGGTGACAAATCCAAAGAATATATCACCATCACCTCTCCACAAAGACACAGAGGATGGACTGATACATTCAGGTACTCATAGGACTCCAACCTCCAGCAGagggggaactacaactcccagcatagtcTGACAACGAGGGAACACCAGGGGTTGTAGTTTCTCCACAGCTGCAAAATGATAgccgaaatctgcagcaaaattctCACAGCAAACATAGGGTAAAGACAATTTACTATGAATCCGAAGCAAAAAATGCAGGGAGTAACAGTGTCATAGTGAGGTAGACAGATCTACAACAtccactataataccgccccctatgtacaagaatataactactataatactgcccctatgtacaagaagatagctactataataccgccccctatgtacaagaatataactactataatactgcccctatgcacaagaagatagctactataataccgccccctatgtacaagaatataactactataatactgcccctatgcacaagaatataactactataatactgtcccctatgtacaagaatataactactataatactgcccctatatacaagaatataactactataatactgcccctatgtacaagaatatatctactataatactgccccctatgtacaagaatatatctactataatactgccccctatgtacaagaatataactactataatactgcccctatatacaagaatataactactataatactgcccctatgtacaagaatatatctactataatactgccccctatgtacaagaatataactactataatactgcccctatgtacaagaatatagctactataatactgcccctatgtacaagaatatagctactataatactgcccctatgtacaagaatatagctactataatactgccccctatgtacaagaatatagctactataatactgccccctatgtacaagaatatagctactataatactgccccctatgtacaagaagatagctactataatactgccccctatgtacaagaatataactactataatactgccccctatgtacaagaagatggctactataatactgccccctatgtacaagaatataactactataatactgccccctatgtacaagaatataactactataatactgctcctatgtacaagaatatatctactataatactgccgactatgtacaagaatatagctactataatactgccccctatgtacaagaatataactactataatactgccccctatgtacaagaatataactactataatactgccccctatgtacaagaatagaactactataatactgccccctatgtgcaagaatatatctactataatactgcccctatatacaagaatataactactataatcctgacccctatgtacaagaatataactactataatcctgacccctatgtacaagaatataactactataatactgccccctatgtacaagaatataactactataatactgccccctatgtacaagaatataactactataatactgctcctatgtacaagaatatagctactataatactgccccctatgtacaagaatataactactataatactgccccctatgtacaagaatagaactactataatactgccccctatgtgcaagaatatatctactataatactgccccctatgtacaagaatataactactataatactgcccctatgtacaagaatataactactataatactgtcccctatgtacaagaatataactactataatactgcccctatatacaagaatataactactataatactgcccctatgtacaagaatatatctactataatactgccccctatgtacaagaatataactactataatactgcccctatgtacaagaatatagctactataatactgcccctatgtacaagaatatagctactataatactgcccctatgtacaagaatatagctactataatactgccccctatgtacaagaatatagctactataatactgccccctatgtacaagaatatagctactataatactgccccctatgtacaagaatatagctactataatactgccccctatgtacaagaatataactactataatactgtcccctatgtacaataatataactactataatactgcaccctatgtgcaagaatatatctactataatactgccccctatgtgcaagaatatatctaatctactataatactgccccctatgtacaagaatatatctactataatactgctcctatgtacaagaatataactactataatactgcccctatgtacaagaatataactactataatactactcctatgtacaagaatataactactataatactgcccactaggtacaagaatataactactataatactgccccctaggtgcaagaatataactactataatactgccccctatgtacaagaatataactactataatactgccccctaggtacaagaatataactactataatactgccccctaggtacaagaatataactactataatactgctcctatgtacaagaatataactactataatactgccctctatgtaaaagaatataactactacaacccctggcaaaaatgattGCCTCACCggtctctgaggatgttcattcagttgatcacagacggcacaaaactaaagtcatttcaaatggcaactttctggctttaagaaacactaaaaaaaatgatgaaaacataatgtgcagcaagtaactgttacttttcaacaccaaacagggaaaaaaattatattaatcactcaattatgaggtaaaAAATTATggcatcatgaaaaacaaacaatagAACCCTCCTATAGTACATCACTAGTATTGTGCTGCACCACctttggcttttataacagcttgcagtctctgaggcatggacttaataagCGACAAACAgttctcttcatcaatctggctccatctGCCTCTGATGGCTgttgcagatcagctttgcaggttggatcttgtcatggaccattttcttcaacttccaccaaagattttcaattggattaaactgactatttgcaggccatgatagTGACCTtacgtgtcttctttcaaggaatgttttcacagtttttgctctatggcaggatgcattatcatcttgataaatgatttcatcatccccaaacatcctttcaattgatgaaataagaaaagtttccaaaatttcaatgtaaacttgagcatttattgaagatgtagtaatgacagccatctccccagtgcctttacctgacatgcagccccgtaTCATCAATGGctgtggaaatgtacatgttctcttcaggcagtcatctttttattgtttagcttttcccatttcctttaggtggcttcttacagttcggtcactgacattgactccagtttcctcccattcattcctcatttgttttgttgtgcatttcctgttttggagacatattgttttaagtttcctgtcttgatgctttgatgtcttccttggtctaccactatgtttgcctttaacaaccttcccatgttgtttgtatttggtctagATTTTAGACATAGCTGACTGTGAATCATTTTTCCCTGATTGGTCTTGAAAGGTAacagttactggctgcacattatgtttttatGATTTTCTTCAGTGTTTCTtatagccagaaagttgccatttgaaatcattttagttttgtgccgtctttGATCGGCTTTTAATAAACAAAAttaaactgaatgaacatcctcagagccaggggaggccataacttttgccaggggttgtataatactgcccccatgtgccACGATCTCAATTGTTCCGCTCTCCACCTTGAAATGGACGATACCATGGGGCAGTAGATGGTCATCGATGTCACTTAAAGTTTGATAGGACATGTTGAATTTCAACATGACTGATCTTTCTTCTACAGCCTCCTCCATTGATTGATGGGCAAGGGACCATGTACAGTCCCTCGGTATTTGCCATGTCAGATGGAGCGAGATGGGCTGCAGCGCTCCTGTGTAACAGTCAGCCATGTAAGGGCACTTTGGCTTCGGCTCCCCAGAAGTGAATGGACAATGCTCGCGTGCGCGAAGCACTGAAATAACCACTTTGCAGAGCGACATAACACCGGGCCGTTTGGTTGTAAGTCAGAATTTAATGGTGGCTCTGTACAGAATTTACAGCCGGCAGCCCCCTGCGGATTTTGCCTTTACATTACATACCGGATGGAGGGGGATATTACAATCACTGTGCACAGTAGAAAGGACGTAGATCTTCACATCAAGCTCGGTGGTTTATTAAAAAGTCAAATTCTGATCTTTTAAAAGCAAAAACGCGCGTCGGGCACACGTAAGCTCGCTGAATAGAAACTCTTGGGGGACGAATGGAAAAGTTCAGCCGACGATCACCATATCTTCTGAGGGGAACTCATAGTAGGGGACCTCGAGGTTGAGGGGCGCAGGACCTTTCCTAATTCTTCCGGAGGCGTCGTAGTGAGAGCCGTGGCAGGGACAGTAGTATCCTCCGAAGTCTCCGGCGTTGGCAATGGGCACGCAGCCGAGATGGGTGCAGACTCCGATCAGGATGGCCCACTCAGGCTTCTTCACGCGGTCCAGGTCGTGCTGGGGGTCTCGCAGCTCGCTCAACTCAACCTGAGCCTCCTGCTCGATCTCCTTGGGGGTCCTGTGCCGGATAAACAGGGGTTTGCCTCTCCACTTGAAGCACATGTTCTTGCCTTCGGGGATGTCGGAGAGCTTGACCTCGATTTTGGACATGGCCAGCACGTCGGCGGAGGCGCTCATGCTGGAGACGAACTGGGAGACGACGTTCTTGGCCACGTAGGCGGTGGCGACGGTGGTGACACCGGTGACCAGGTAGGAGAAGCCCTTCCTGGCATTGTCGCTGGGGCGTGAGGACTTCCTGCTGTCGGACACTTCCTGGCGGCGGTAATCTGAGAATTCGGGTACGGTCACGTCACTGTGCAAGAAGCGGATGGTGGAGCCTGCGGGAAAGACAACAGAAGAGGAGGAAAACGTTCAGTGATTGTCAGTGCAGTTGGGTAACAAACTGCACCCTTCAATTTTCGGTTGCATGTCGCACGTGACTAAACTCCATAGACTACAATAACAGTCTTCAGCGACATGAGTGAGACCCAAATTGTCTACGAGCCGCCATGTGGCCCCGATCCTCTACGGAGCAGAAGGCGGCCATGGACGCATGGTTTGTGAGGGACTCAAAAGGTGGAACTTGGACCTCTCTTGAAAATGGGGACCCCATTGTATCCCATTCCAGGTGTCTTCCGTCCACCTCTgataagacaacccctttaaaaagaggGACTTTGGGACACGATTATAATGGAGTCGGTGAGACTTGATTAACACGATCCACATCAGTAATCCACAGAAACGAGAGCAGCGCCCCTCGCCTGACATCATCCGCGGCTCTTCTATGGATTAGCCGGCCTGGTGTGACGTCACATGCCAATCATGCCAGGCCGACCAATCAAGAGAAGAGCCGCGGATGATGTCAGAAGCGGGGCGCTGCCTATTCTCTGATCCAGCGGACGCAGAGGGTGGACTTGGATGTTTCGGATCCGTTCACACTAGCTCTACTGCACACCTAATgtgagggggggaaggggggggggggggtggagttaTTGAATATTAGGCCAAGGAAATACCTTACACATGTTCATCAGGAACAACTCCGGTTAATGCAATGGGAATCAGCCCAAATTTGACTCTAAACCCCCTACATTTCCTATTTGCAGGTTTGTTCCTCCGTCCACCCCGTTTTCTGCTTCCTCGTCTGGTTCGCGGTGCAGACATTCCCCGATGCAGGTGAAGACGCCTGTGCACACTCCCGAGATGGCAGGTGGGGAGCCTGCGAGCGGGAAACACTGTCACCTGCAGACAGCGTCAACTCAGGAAACGCCCATCATGTCAACCAGGAGGAAGGGaga contains:
- the UQCRFS1 gene encoding cytochrome b-c1 complex subunit Rieske, mitochondrial, with the translated sequence MLSLSARSGAFSPYLSATSYVVAGQLKPLASGAILHSDKVLLDVKRPFLSRETLSGQAATGALSATAGINGSTIRFLHSDVTVPEFSDYRRQEVSDSRKSSRPSDNARKGFSYLVTGVTTVATAYVAKNVVSQFVSSMSASADVLAMSKIEVKLSDIPEGKNMCFKWRGKPLFIRHRTPKEIEQEAQVELSELRDPQHDLDRVKKPEWAILIGVCTHLGCVPIANAGDFGGYYCPCHGSHYDASGRIRKGPAPLNLEVPYYEFPSEDMVIVG